A part of Setaria viridis chromosome 8, Setaria_viridis_v4.0, whole genome shotgun sequence genomic DNA contains:
- the LOC117866164 gene encoding uncharacterized protein, which yields MMWSSDSDRDEPVAQQQEQPSTPPPPPPPRRRRHQRAAARRRANRRAMSTGVVAAEEEEQELPTEVEAEDVWRGLQRQRELREASSWPRRASRPVVVAAGEEEGGGSPGAAALGREGSGGVGRARSLTDDDLEELKGCVDLGFGFSYHEIPELCGTLPALELCYSMSQRFLDEHQPQPGKHEEAPAATPALAPASPAQPVATNWKISSPGDSPDEVKARLKYWAQAVACTVRLCS from the exons ATGATGTGGAGCTCGGACTCCGACCGCGACGAGCCCGtggcgcagcagcaggagcagccgtccacgcccccgccgccgccgcctccccgccggcgtcgccaccagcgcgccgccgcccggcgccgggcCAACCGCCGCGCCATGAGCACCGGCGTGGTGGCagcagaggaagaggagcaggagCTTCCCActgaggtggaggcggaggacgtgTGGCGTGGGCTGCAGCGGCAGCGGGAGCTGCGGGAGGCGTCGTCGTGGCCGCGGCGGGCGTCGCGGcccgtggtggtggccgccggcgaggaggagggcggcgggtcccccggcgcggcggcgctcggcagGGAAGGCAGCGGTGGCGTGGGGAGGGCGCGGAGCCTGACCGACGACGACCTGGAGGAGCTGAAGGGGTGCGTGGATCTGGGCTTCGGCTTCAGCTACCACGAGATCCCCGAGCTCTGCGGCACGCTGCCCGCGCTCGAGCTCTGCTACTCCATGAGCCAGCGCTTCCTCGACGAGCACCAGCCCCAGCCCGGCAAGCACGAGGAGGCGCCGGCAGCGACGCCGGCGCTCGctccggcctcgccggcgcagCCCGTCGCCACCAACTGGAAGATCTCCAGCCCCG GGGACAGCCCGGACGAGGTGAAGGCGAGGCTCAAGTACTGGGCGCAGGCGGTGGCGTGCACCGTCAGGCTCTGCAGCTGA